A window of Parasynechococcus marenigrum WH 8102 contains these coding sequences:
- a CDS encoding nucleotidyltransferase family protein translates to MKAMILAAGKGTRVQPITHVIPKPMIPILQKPVMEFLLELLKEHGFNEVMVNVSHLAEEIENYFRDGQRFGVEIAYSFEGRIEDGELIGSALGSAGGLKKIQDFQNFFDDTFVVLCGDALIDLDLTEAVRRHREKGALASLVTKRVPKEQVSSYGVVVTDAEDRISHFQEKPKVEEALSDTINTGIYIFEPGIFDHIPSGVSFDIGSDLFPKLAELGAPFYAIPMDFEWVDIGKVPDYWQAIRSVLLGDVRQVGIPGKEIQPGVYTGLNVAANWDKINVSGPVYVGGMTKIEDGATIVGPAMIGPSCHICEGAVIDNSIIFDYSRIGAGVQLVEKLVFGRYCVGKDGDHFDLQEAALDWLITDARRQDLVEPSPQQKAMAELLGTELTQAAS, encoded by the coding sequence ATGAAGGCGATGATCCTGGCGGCCGGAAAGGGAACAAGGGTCCAGCCGATCACCCATGTGATCCCCAAACCGATGATCCCGATCCTGCAGAAACCCGTGATGGAGTTTCTGCTTGAACTGCTCAAGGAGCATGGCTTCAACGAGGTGATGGTGAACGTCTCCCACCTGGCTGAGGAGATCGAAAATTATTTCCGCGATGGGCAGCGCTTCGGCGTGGAGATCGCTTACAGCTTCGAAGGGCGGATTGAAGATGGCGAACTGATCGGCAGCGCCCTGGGTTCAGCTGGCGGACTGAAGAAAATTCAGGATTTCCAGAACTTCTTCGACGACACCTTCGTGGTGCTCTGCGGTGACGCTCTGATCGATCTCGACCTCACCGAAGCGGTTCGTCGCCACCGAGAGAAAGGTGCCCTTGCCAGCCTTGTCACCAAGCGCGTCCCCAAGGAACAGGTAAGCAGCTACGGCGTCGTGGTCACAGACGCTGAAGACCGGATCTCCCACTTCCAGGAAAAACCCAAGGTGGAAGAAGCCTTGAGTGACACGATCAACACCGGCATTTACATCTTCGAACCTGGGATTTTTGATCACATCCCGTCGGGCGTATCCTTTGACATCGGCTCCGACCTGTTCCCGAAACTGGCGGAGCTCGGGGCACCGTTTTATGCCATTCCGATGGATTTCGAGTGGGTGGATATCGGCAAGGTGCCTGATTACTGGCAGGCCATCCGCAGCGTTCTTCTCGGGGATGTGCGTCAGGTGGGCATTCCCGGCAAAGAAATTCAGCCGGGTGTTTACACCGGCCTCAACGTTGCCGCCAACTGGGACAAGATCAACGTGAGCGGTCCGGTCTACGTGGGAGGCATGACCAAGATCGAAGACGGTGCAACGATTGTTGGCCCAGCGATGATTGGCCCCAGCTGCCACATCTGTGAAGGAGCCGTGATCGACAATTCGATCATCTTTGACTATTCCCGGATTGGAGCCGGTGTGCAGTTGGTGGAGAAATTGGTGTTCGGCCGCTACTGCGTGGGCAAGGATGGCGACCACTTCGACCTTCAGGAAG